A portion of the Shewanella sp. SNU WT4 genome contains these proteins:
- a CDS encoding ABC transporter ATP-binding protein: protein MTIIQITELAKSYQKPVLRGINIKINKGEPIALVGANGAGKTTLFSCIAGFIPFDSGVISVLGEQPGSPNLVNRIGVLPQDARLNPDETIEAQLSFLAQLQGLSKAQALAESQRVLGLVDLQAHGAAKPVQLSHGMAKRVAIAQALIGTPELVLLDEPTAGLDPLNARELRQLIKSLSSHTTFIISSHNLDELESLCREVYYLENGQISRHLDLHDQQQSCLSLELLRETPLAKQALEQLETVTQVSSTQDRVFIINYHDNSGMALEQAIFRLLAQQDWPYKLLMQGKTLEESLFG from the coding sequence ATGACCATAATTCAGATTACTGAGCTCGCTAAGAGTTACCAAAAACCAGTACTGCGCGGCATTAATATTAAGATTAATAAAGGCGAGCCAATTGCCTTAGTGGGTGCCAATGGCGCGGGTAAAACCACCTTATTTAGCTGCATTGCCGGTTTCATTCCCTTTGATTCAGGTGTGATATCTGTATTAGGAGAACAACCTGGCTCACCCAACTTAGTGAACCGCATTGGCGTGTTACCCCAAGATGCTAGATTAAACCCAGATGAAACCATTGAAGCTCAATTAAGTTTTTTGGCACAACTGCAAGGACTGAGCAAAGCCCAAGCATTAGCCGAAAGCCAAAGAGTGTTGGGGTTAGTTGATTTACAAGCCCATGGCGCGGCAAAACCAGTACAACTCAGCCACGGCATGGCCAAGCGCGTGGCGATTGCTCAAGCATTAATAGGTACGCCCGAGCTAGTGTTACTGGATGAGCCAACAGCAGGGTTAGATCCACTCAATGCCCGCGAGTTAAGACAACTGATTAAATCATTAAGTAGTCATACTACTTTTATCATTAGCTCTCACAATTTAGATGAGCTTGAAAGCTTATGCCGCGAGGTTTATTACCTCGAAAATGGGCAGATTAGTCGTCATTTAGATTTACACGACCAACAGCAATCTTGCTTAAGCCTTGAATTACTGCGTGAAACCCCACTTGCTAAACAAGCGTTAGAACAATTGGAAACCGTCACTCAGGTGTCTAGCACTCAAGATCGGGTATTTATCATAAATTATCACGACAATTCGGGCATGGCATTAGAGCAAGCTATTTTCAGGCTGCTAGCGCAGCAAGACTGGCCATACAAACTATTGATGCAAGGTAAAACTCTAGAAGAATCACTCTTCGGCTAG
- a CDS encoding YceH family protein, whose amino-acid sequence MELTSLEARVIGCLLEKEITTPELYPLSLNSLTQACNQKTSREPVMALTEAQVQDVLDNLAKKRLVSSASGFGSRVNKYQHRFCNTEFSDLQFSKAQVAIVCVLLLRGPQTPGELRTRCQRLFEFNDTQAVEQELQALANFTQPIVLMLPRQAGKRESRFSCLLTESAEANISSDDTQEYEPSADRITALELQVQQLSERLSQLEKLLE is encoded by the coding sequence ATGGAACTAACTAGCTTAGAAGCACGAGTAATAGGTTGTTTACTCGAAAAAGAAATCACTACCCCCGAACTTTACCCACTCTCTCTTAATAGCTTAACTCAAGCCTGTAATCAGAAAACCAGTCGTGAACCCGTGATGGCATTAACTGAGGCACAAGTACAAGATGTGCTCGATAATTTAGCCAAAAAACGCCTTGTTAGCAGCGCCTCAGGCTTTGGTAGTCGCGTTAATAAATACCAACATAGATTTTGTAATACTGAATTTAGTGATCTGCAGTTTTCGAAGGCCCAAGTTGCCATTGTCTGTGTACTCTTGCTGCGCGGCCCACAAACGCCTGGCGAGCTAAGAACTCGCTGCCAACGTCTGTTTGAATTTAATGATACCCAAGCCGTTGAACAAGAATTACAAGCCTTGGCTAATTTTACTCAGCCAATTGTGCTTATGCTGCCCCGCCAAGCTGGTAAACGCGAATCTCGCTTTAGCTGCCTCTTAACCGAATCCGCTGAAGCCAACATCAGCAGTGACGACACTCAAGAATATGAGCCTAGCGCTGATAGGATTACCGCACTAGAACTGCAAGTGCAGCAATTATCAGAGCGCTTATCTCAACTTGAAAAGCTATTGGAATAA
- the acpP gene encoding acyl carrier protein produces the protein MSNIEERVKKIIIEQLGVKEEDVKPAASFVDDLGADSLDTVELVMALEEEFDTEIPDEEAEKITTVQSAIDYVSKNQ, from the coding sequence ATGAGCAACATCGAAGAACGTGTAAAGAAAATCATCATTGAGCAACTGGGCGTTAAAGAAGAAGACGTTAAACCAGCGGCCTCTTTCGTCGACGACTTAGGTGCCGATTCTCTGGACACTGTTGAGTTGGTTATGGCTCTGGAAGAAGAGTTCGATACTGAGATCCCTGATGAAGAAGCTGAAAAGATCACTACTGTTCAGTCAGCGATCGATTACGTTTCAAAGAATCAGTAA
- the cdd gene encoding cytidine deaminase — MPTPFVSVLNAMPTQLADALAPFLTEQFDGALSGAQLSHIADKSQLSLQQVYLALLPIAAKLANPPISHFHVGALVIGGSGNLYMGANLELPNQALNHSVHAEQSAISHAWIKGETEIKDIIVNASPCGHCRQFINELHLGKNINIHLPEQDTAPLSYYLPYAFGPSDLGVTTPLLHKHSVALTYASDDKLVQTALEQASISYAPYSACHAAVVLEMKSGEYVIGRYAENAAFNPSLLPMQMALSHINLRRLDYQDIQRAVLVESSAGQISLADMSQSSLASVSNVKLESLIASA; from the coding sequence ATGCCAACACCGTTCGTATCAGTATTAAATGCCATGCCAACGCAGTTAGCTGACGCATTAGCGCCCTTTTTAACCGAACAATTCGATGGTGCCTTGTCAGGTGCTCAATTGTCACATATTGCTGATAAAAGTCAGTTGTCATTGCAGCAAGTCTATTTAGCGCTGTTGCCTATTGCAGCTAAGTTAGCCAACCCGCCCATTAGTCACTTTCATGTGGGTGCGCTAGTCATTGGCGGTAGTGGCAATTTATATATGGGCGCGAACTTAGAGCTACCTAATCAAGCGCTTAATCATTCAGTGCATGCCGAGCAAAGCGCCATTAGTCACGCCTGGATTAAGGGCGAGACTGAAATTAAGGACATAATTGTTAATGCCAGTCCTTGCGGTCATTGCCGTCAATTTATCAATGAGCTGCACTTAGGAAAAAACATTAACATTCACTTGCCTGAGCAAGACACGGCGCCGCTTAGTTATTACTTGCCTTATGCCTTTGGTCCAAGTGATTTAGGGGTGACAACGCCGCTATTACACAAACATAGTGTGGCCTTAACTTATGCGAGCGATGATAAGTTAGTACAAACAGCATTAGAGCAAGCAAGTATAAGTTATGCGCCCTATTCGGCTTGTCATGCCGCCGTGGTATTAGAGATGAAAAGTGGCGAATATGTGATTGGACGTTACGCCGAAAACGCGGCATTCAATCCAAGTTTACTGCCGATGCAAATGGCGTTATCACACATCAATCTGCGCCGCTTAGATTATCAAGATATTCAGCGAGCGGTATTGGTTGAATCAAGTGCAGGGCAAATATCATTAGCCGACATGAGTCAAAGCAGCTTAGCCTCGGTATCTAACGTTAAACTTGAGAGCCTGATTGCCAGTGCATAG
- a CDS encoding acyl-CoA thioesterase translates to MERQRAITLRFLAEPTDVNFGGKVHGGAVMKWIDLAAYACAAGWSGQYCITVYAGGIRFVKPVKVGSLVEVTAKVIYTGRTSMHIGIDVQACDPKTREFVLTTHCIVIMVAVDDDGQPAAVPEWVPATPADIELHSSAIRLMEMRKKIGAEMEAHLHL, encoded by the coding sequence ATGGAACGACAACGTGCGATTACCTTAAGATTTTTGGCTGAGCCCACAGATGTGAACTTTGGTGGCAAAGTTCACGGTGGCGCTGTCATGAAATGGATTGACTTAGCTGCCTATGCTTGTGCAGCAGGCTGGAGTGGTCAATATTGCATTACTGTATATGCTGGCGGCATTCGCTTTGTTAAACCAGTTAAAGTGGGTAGCTTGGTCGAAGTCACGGCCAAAGTGATTTATACCGGCCGGACTTCTATGCATATCGGCATAGATGTGCAGGCGTGCGATCCTAAAACCCGTGAATTTGTATTAACCACTCATTGTATTGTCATTATGGTGGCCGTGGATGATGACGGTCAGCCAGCCGCTGTGCCTGAATGGGTCCCTGCAACCCCTGCCGATATTGAGCTACATAGCTCAGCTATCCGTCTCATGGAAATGCGCAAAAAAATAGGCGCTGAAATGGAAGCTCACCTCCATCTGTAA
- the rlmA gene encoding 23S rRNA (guanine(745)-N(1))-methyltransferase produces MSYRCPICKQELTLPSQQGVANSWLCASGHSFDVAKEGYVNLLPVNKKKSKDPGDNKEMMFARREFLNAGFYQCLSDRVNQVLIEHLPADAKNLLDIGCGEGYYTGRLAKCLQESGFNINIDGLDISRSALRYAAKRYSDLSFAVASSYDMPYGTDSMDAMLRIYAPSELSELQRVLKSGGLLLTVSPGETHHFAIKKMIYETPRLHQDTVPELVGFSLVMQERVCSELRLQDPLMIKHFLQMTPYAWKLSDEQKATLQQSGFCCELDFQLVLYQRD; encoded by the coding sequence ATGAGTTATCGTTGTCCCATATGTAAGCAAGAATTAACTCTGCCAAGTCAGCAGGGCGTCGCTAACTCATGGCTATGCGCCAGCGGCCATAGTTTTGATGTCGCCAAAGAAGGCTACGTCAATTTATTACCCGTTAATAAGAAAAAATCTAAAGACCCTGGTGATAACAAGGAAATGATGTTTGCCCGGCGTGAGTTTCTCAATGCTGGTTTTTATCAATGTTTAAGCGATAGGGTAAACCAGGTGCTGATTGAGCATTTACCTGCTGATGCCAAGAACTTGCTGGATATTGGCTGCGGTGAGGGTTACTACACAGGTCGTCTCGCTAAGTGCCTACAAGAGTCAGGCTTTAACATTAACATTGATGGCTTAGATATTTCGCGCAGCGCATTACGCTACGCTGCTAAACGCTACTCTGATCTTAGTTTTGCGGTCGCTAGTAGTTATGATATGCCTTATGGCACGGATTCTATGGATGCGATGCTACGGATTTATGCACCATCAGAACTATCAGAGTTGCAACGAGTGTTAAAGTCGGGGGGCTTGTTATTAACTGTATCGCCCGGTGAAACTCATCATTTTGCCATCAAAAAGATGATTTATGAGACCCCGAGATTACATCAAGATACAGTGCCTGAATTGGTAGGATTTAGCCTTGTGATGCAGGAGCGAGTTTGCTCTGAATTGAGGTTACAAGATCCGCTAATGATTAAACACTTTTTACAAATGACCCCGTACGCTTGGAAGCTCTCTGATGAGCAAAAAGCGACGTTACAGCAATCAGGATTCTGCTGCGAATTGGATTTCCAATTAGTGTTATATCAGCGCGATTAA
- a CDS encoding ABC transporter permease subunit, with translation MTPKHQVSLIVSKEVTRALMTRRGLLGLSIFVGIWLLLFIYPINQASQIVSMPIVIDLLRSYGLHQQINALLSWSSPEQMLYWGLGLYLFPLYTLLLCADMFASDKHNGTLKFICLRTGRFRLFYGRFIGQMLIQLALVLAAAVLAYIMAIIADKQASVSALASSTVFITVSLLPYTALLALLSLYAKSARHASMLAAAVLLVASVLSLIINASIPELNFLNLIMIGSQTTDMLLATGASAFAYIPLPIAQTIVLLVIGHFYLKRMSL, from the coding sequence ATGACCCCCAAGCACCAAGTATCACTAATAGTGAGCAAAGAAGTCACTCGAGCCCTAATGACTCGCCGCGGATTATTAGGTTTAAGCATTTTTGTCGGCATTTGGCTATTGCTGTTCATCTATCCGATTAATCAAGCCAGTCAAATCGTCAGTATGCCGATAGTTATCGACTTACTCAGAAGCTATGGTTTGCATCAGCAAATAAATGCCTTATTAAGTTGGTCAAGCCCGGAGCAGATGCTCTACTGGGGGCTCGGGCTCTATTTATTTCCGCTGTACACCCTACTTCTGTGTGCTGATATGTTTGCGAGCGATAAGCATAACGGCACTCTTAAGTTTATCTGTCTACGCACAGGAAGATTTCGACTATTTTACGGCCGCTTTATCGGCCAAATGTTGATTCAACTCGCGTTAGTGCTTGCCGCCGCAGTGCTCGCCTATATCATGGCTATCATTGCTGATAAACAAGCGAGTGTTAGTGCCTTAGCGTCAAGCACAGTATTTATTACTGTAAGCTTACTCCCCTATACCGCCTTACTGGCATTATTGTCCTTATATGCCAAGAGTGCGCGCCATGCCAGCATGCTAGCTGCCGCGGTATTATTGGTGGCTAGCGTATTGAGTTTAATCATCAATGCCAGCATTCCTGAGCTTAACTTTCTCAATCTGATTATGATTGGCTCGCAAACCACTGACATGCTACTCGCAACCGGCGCCTCGGCTTTTGCCTATATCCCCTTACCTATTGCCCAAACGATAGTACTACTGGTGATTGGTCACTTTTATCTAAAACGGATGTCTCTATGA
- the sbcB gene encoding exodeoxyribonuclease I, with product MASMPQPTFFWHDYETFGAVPAKDRPAQFAGIRTDHEFNIIGEPVTFYCTLATDYLPQPEAILITGITPQLANLKGMPETEFMGRIQAEFSQANTCVVGYNSLRFDDEVTRYGFYRNFIDPYAREWQQGNSRWDIIDLVRACYALRPEGINFPLKADGSPSFKLEDLSAANGLSHEKAHDALSDVYATIGLAKLIKQLQPKLFDYYFSMRRKQQVATMVDVLNMQPLVHISSKIPASQGCLTLIAPVAYHPDNKNAVICVNLAMDIAPLLELDVEQLRERLYTPRADLADDELPVGLKQIHLNKSPFIAPAKTLTDDNAARLGFDKEFARAQYKQLRQHSELREKLAAVFDTTYEKQISDPDLMLYSGGFFSHADKAKMEIIRHTAPDQLAGLSLQFDDPRLPEMLFRYRARNYPTTLTYDESLKWREFCQQRMSDPDYVLRIENLLEETQSDPDKQKLLEALVKYLQSL from the coding sequence ATGGCATCCATGCCCCAGCCCACATTTTTTTGGCACGATTATGAAACGTTTGGCGCTGTGCCGGCTAAAGATAGACCAGCGCAATTTGCTGGAATACGCACTGACCATGAGTTTAATATCATAGGCGAGCCAGTCACCTTTTATTGCACACTTGCCACCGACTATTTACCGCAACCAGAAGCGATTCTGATCACAGGTATTACGCCGCAATTAGCCAATTTAAAAGGCATGCCTGAAACTGAATTTATGGGGCGAATTCAAGCTGAATTTAGTCAAGCCAATACCTGTGTGGTTGGTTATAATTCGCTGCGCTTTGATGATGAAGTGACCCGCTATGGTTTCTATCGCAATTTTATTGATCCTTATGCCAGAGAATGGCAACAAGGTAATTCACGCTGGGACATAATAGATTTAGTAAGAGCCTGTTATGCCTTACGCCCAGAAGGGATTAACTTTCCATTAAAAGCCGATGGCAGCCCAAGCTTTAAATTAGAAGACTTGAGCGCCGCCAATGGCTTAAGCCATGAAAAAGCCCATGATGCCCTTTCAGATGTCTATGCCACTATCGGTTTGGCAAAATTAATCAAACAATTACAACCTAAGTTATTTGATTATTATTTTTCCATGCGTCGTAAGCAGCAAGTGGCTACTATGGTTGATGTCCTTAATATGCAGCCTTTAGTGCATATCAGTAGCAAAATTCCAGCCAGTCAAGGCTGCCTGACATTAATTGCACCTGTGGCTTACCATCCTGATAATAAAAATGCGGTGATTTGTGTCAATCTCGCTATGGATATTGCGCCTTTGCTTGAGTTAGATGTCGAGCAACTGCGTGAGCGTTTATATACCCCCAGAGCCGACCTTGCTGATGACGAATTACCTGTGGGCTTAAAACAAATTCATTTAAATAAAAGTCCATTTATCGCCCCAGCCAAAACCCTGACCGATGATAATGCTGCGCGTTTAGGTTTTGATAAAGAATTTGCGCGTGCTCAATATAAGCAATTACGTCAGCATAGCGAGCTTAGAGAAAAACTAGCCGCGGTATTTGACACCACCTATGAAAAACAAATCTCTGATCCAGATCTCATGCTCTATAGCGGCGGGTTCTTTAGCCATGCCGATAAAGCTAAGATGGAAATCATTCGCCATACCGCGCCGGATCAATTAGCGGGTTTATCACTCCAGTTTGACGATCCTAGATTACCTGAGATGCTATTTAGATATCGCGCGCGTAATTATCCCACCACGCTCACATATGATGAGAGCTTAAAATGGCGCGAGTTTTGTCAACAACGAATGTCTGATCCTGACTATGTGCTTAGAATAGAAAATCTGCTGGAAGAGACACAATCTGATCCAGACAAGCAGAAATTATTAGAAGCGCTGGTAAAATATTTGCAGTCCTTATAA
- a CDS encoding cold-shock protein, with the protein MSQVTGVVKWFNSDKGFGFIEQESGPDVFVHFRAINSDGFKTLDEGQKVQFTVTQGQKGPQAENVTIVG; encoded by the coding sequence ATGTCTCAAGTAACTGGTGTAGTTAAGTGGTTCAACTCTGACAAAGGTTTCGGATTCATCGAGCAAGAGTCTGGCCCAGATGTGTTTGTTCACTTCCGTGCTATCAACTCAGATGGTTTCAAAACTTTAGACGAAGGTCAGAAAGTGCAGTTCACTGTAACTCAAGGCCAGAAAGGTCCTCAAGCTGAGAACGTAACCATCGTTGGTTAA
- a CDS encoding NAD(P)-dependent oxidoreductase — protein MLFNCSLFVKLAKNKQETEVMANVAFIGLGVMGYPMAGHLAKAGHQVQVYNRTQAKARAWAEEYGGKWRATAAEAAAGCDIVFICVGNDDDLRQVVLGEQGITEGVSPGTILVDHTTTSADVARELSRILKCRQVDFIDAPVSGGQAGAVNGTLTVMMGGNAETIDKVTAVISAYARCSRRMGEVGAGQLTKMVNQICIAGVVQGLAEGLHFARKAGLDGEAVVDVIRHGAAQSWQMENRYQTMWQGEFDFGFAIDWMRKDLGIALDEARRNGSTLALTALVDQFYADVQAMGGNRWDTSSLLARLEKN, from the coding sequence ATGCTGTTCAATTGTTCTCTGTTTGTTAAACTTGCAAAAAACAAACAGGAGACTGAGGTTATGGCGAACGTTGCCTTTATTGGATTGGGCGTTATGGGCTATCCCATGGCGGGACATTTAGCCAAAGCGGGCCATCAAGTACAGGTCTATAACCGCACTCAAGCTAAGGCTCGAGCTTGGGCTGAAGAATATGGCGGCAAGTGGCGCGCCACCGCTGCAGAAGCGGCAGCAGGATGTGACATTGTTTTTATCTGCGTGGGTAATGATGATGACTTACGCCAAGTGGTGTTAGGTGAGCAAGGTATTACCGAAGGTGTGAGTCCTGGCACTATTTTAGTTGATCATACCACCACATCGGCGGATGTTGCCCGCGAACTCTCTCGAATTCTTAAGTGTCGACAAGTGGATTTTATTGACGCTCCAGTCTCAGGCGGCCAAGCTGGCGCCGTCAATGGTACGCTGACTGTCATGATGGGCGGCAATGCGGAAACTATCGATAAAGTTACCGCTGTTATCAGTGCTTATGCGCGTTGCAGTCGACGTATGGGGGAGGTTGGCGCGGGACAACTCACTAAAATGGTTAACCAAATCTGTATCGCTGGCGTGGTTCAAGGCTTGGCTGAAGGTTTACACTTTGCTCGCAAAGCGGGTCTCGATGGTGAAGCCGTTGTTGATGTTATTCGCCATGGCGCGGCACAAAGTTGGCAAATGGAAAACCGTTATCAAACGATGTGGCAAGGCGAGTTTGATTTTGGATTTGCCATTGACTGGATGCGTAAAGATTTAGGGATTGCTTTAGATGAAGCTAGACGCAATGGCTCAACCCTTGCGTTAACTGCTTTAGTGGATCAGTTTTATGCCGACGTGCAAGCGATGGGCGGTAATCGCTGGGATACCTCAAGCCTGTTGGCCCGATTAGAAAAGAACTAG
- the fabF gene encoding beta-ketoacyl-ACP synthase II: protein MSKRRVVVTGLGLVTPVGNTVDSTWKALLDGKSGIAPITKFDASEFTTRFSGSVKDFDCEQYLSKKDARKMDLFIQYGIAAGVQAIKDSGLDMNSENPQRVGTAIGAGMGGMWLIEQNHSALVNGGPRKISPFFIPSTIINMVAGHLSIMYGMQGPNFAVTTACTTGVHNIGFAARTIAYGDADVMLAGGAEDVTSPLGVGGFGAAKALSTRNESPEQASRPWDKDRDGFVIGDGAGVMVLEEYERAKARGATIYAELVGFGMSGDAFHMTSPPSDGRGAALAMVNAIKDSGISIEQVGYINAHGTSTPAGDKAEAAAVKSVFGDHAYKVMVSSTKSMTGHLLGAAGAVETIFSVLALKDQAVPPTINLDNPDEGCDLDFVPHHARQASFDYALCNSFGFGGTNGSLLLKKV from the coding sequence GTGTCAAAACGTCGTGTAGTGGTAACTGGCCTGGGTCTGGTGACCCCTGTCGGCAATACTGTTGACAGCACTTGGAAAGCATTGCTGGATGGTAAGAGTGGTATTGCCCCGATAACCAAATTTGATGCTAGCGAGTTTACGACTCGTTTTAGTGGTTCAGTGAAAGATTTTGATTGTGAGCAGTACCTTTCAAAGAAAGATGCTCGCAAAATGGATTTATTCATTCAGTACGGGATTGCCGCGGGTGTTCAAGCCATTAAAGATTCTGGCTTAGACATGAATAGCGAAAATCCGCAGCGCGTAGGTACGGCCATTGGTGCCGGCATGGGTGGTATGTGGTTGATTGAACAGAACCACAGCGCACTTGTTAACGGTGGCCCGCGTAAGATTTCTCCATTTTTTATTCCGAGCACCATTATTAATATGGTTGCCGGTCACCTGTCAATTATGTACGGCATGCAAGGCCCGAATTTCGCGGTTACTACAGCTTGTACCACAGGTGTGCATAATATTGGTTTTGCGGCGCGTACCATTGCCTATGGTGATGCAGACGTGATGCTGGCCGGTGGTGCTGAAGATGTCACTAGCCCATTAGGCGTAGGTGGTTTCGGCGCAGCGAAAGCGTTATCGACTCGCAATGAGTCACCAGAGCAAGCAAGTCGCCCTTGGGATAAAGACCGTGATGGTTTTGTGATCGGTGATGGCGCTGGCGTTATGGTGCTTGAAGAATATGAGCGTGCTAAAGCACGTGGTGCCACGATTTATGCTGAGTTAGTTGGTTTTGGCATGAGTGGCGATGCTTTTCACATGACATCACCACCAAGTGATGGTCGCGGCGCAGCATTAGCTATGGTTAATGCGATTAAAGACAGTGGTATCAGTATTGAGCAAGTGGGCTATATCAATGCTCATGGTACTTCAACGCCTGCGGGCGATAAGGCTGAGGCTGCTGCGGTTAAATCTGTGTTTGGCGATCATGCTTATAAAGTGATGGTGAGCTCAACTAAGTCAATGACTGGCCACCTGTTAGGTGCTGCTGGCGCAGTTGAAACCATCTTTTCAGTATTAGCGTTAAAAGATCAAGCCGTACCACCGACCATTAACTTAGATAACCCTGATGAAGGTTGTGATTTAGACTTCGTACCTCATCATGCCCGTCAAGCTTCATTTGATTACGCTTTATGTAATTCATTTGGCTTTGGTGGCACTAATGGTTCATTGCTGCTGAAAAAGGTATAA
- the fabG gene encoding 3-oxoacyl-ACP reductase FabG: protein MSIALDLSGKVALVTGANRGIGKAIAQTLLAAGAQVVGTATSEKGAAAISDYLGEQGLGLVLNVTDSASVEQVYADIKAHFGDVDILVNNAGITRDNLFMRMKEDEWEDIIDTNLTSLFRLSKPLMRPMMKKRHGRIINIGSVVGTMGNAGQVNYAAAKAGLIGFTKSLAREVASRNITVNAIAPGFIQTDMTDELTLEQQQAIMSQVPMARLGQAQEIANAVVFLASDSAAYITGETLHVNGGMYMV, encoded by the coding sequence ATGAGTATTGCATTGGATTTAAGCGGTAAAGTAGCATTAGTCACAGGCGCTAATCGCGGTATTGGTAAAGCGATTGCACAAACTTTATTGGCTGCCGGAGCCCAAGTGGTCGGTACCGCAACCAGTGAAAAGGGCGCGGCTGCCATTAGCGACTATTTAGGTGAGCAAGGCTTAGGTTTAGTGCTTAATGTCACCGACAGCGCTTCTGTTGAGCAAGTGTATGCTGATATTAAAGCGCATTTTGGCGATGTTGATATTTTAGTGAACAATGCAGGTATCACTCGTGATAACCTTTTCATGCGAATGAAAGAAGATGAATGGGAAGACATCATAGACACCAACTTGACGTCATTATTCCGTTTATCTAAGCCGCTTATGCGCCCTATGATGAAAAAACGTCATGGCCGCATCATTAACATTGGCTCAGTGGTTGGTACCATGGGCAATGCAGGGCAAGTCAACTATGCTGCCGCTAAGGCGGGATTAATTGGATTTACTAAGTCGTTAGCACGAGAAGTCGCTTCTCGTAATATCACAGTCAATGCAATTGCCCCTGGTTTTATCCAAACAGATATGACCGATGAGTTGACGCTTGAACAACAACAGGCAATTATGTCGCAAGTGCCGATGGCACGATTGGGTCAGGCACAAGAAATCGCCAATGCAGTCGTGTTTTTAGCTTCTGATTCTGCGGCTTACATCACAGGTGAAACCTTGCATGTCAATGGCGGCATGTATATGGTGTAA
- the fabD gene encoding ACP S-malonyltransferase encodes MENFAFVFPGQGSQSVGMLAELASQHPIVEQTFAEASSVLGYDLWQLVQDGPTEALNQTDKTQPALLTASVAIWRVYVASGKPMPSLLAGHSLGEYSALVCAGVMAFTDAVKLVELRGQFMQQAVPAGTGAMYAIIGLDNDSIANACNEAADGEVVSPVNYNSPGQVVIAGEKAAVERAAVACKAAGAKMTVALPVSVPSHCALMKGAAEQLAVTLEDIQFSAPTIAVINNVDVAIEQDSAAIKDALVRQLYCPVRWTETVELMASQGVEQLFECGPGKVLTGLAKRIDRSLKAAAINDIASVNELIL; translated from the coding sequence ATGGAAAATTTTGCTTTCGTTTTCCCAGGTCAAGGCTCACAAAGCGTTGGCATGTTAGCTGAACTAGCAAGTCAGCACCCTATTGTTGAACAAACATTTGCTGAAGCTAGCTCTGTCTTAGGTTACGATTTATGGCAATTAGTCCAAGACGGACCGACAGAAGCATTAAATCAAACCGATAAAACCCAGCCGGCATTATTAACTGCCAGTGTTGCTATTTGGCGCGTGTATGTGGCCAGTGGCAAACCTATGCCTAGCCTGTTAGCAGGTCATTCATTAGGTGAATATTCTGCTTTAGTGTGTGCTGGCGTAATGGCATTTACTGATGCGGTTAAGTTAGTGGAACTGCGCGGTCAATTTATGCAGCAAGCCGTACCAGCAGGTACTGGCGCCATGTATGCCATTATCGGTTTAGATAATGACAGCATAGCTAATGCCTGTAATGAGGCTGCTGACGGCGAAGTGGTTAGCCCAGTTAACTACAATAGCCCAGGCCAAGTGGTCATAGCGGGTGAAAAGGCTGCTGTTGAGCGCGCTGCTGTTGCTTGTAAAGCTGCTGGCGCCAAAATGACAGTGGCTTTGCCTGTCAGCGTGCCATCTCACTGCGCTTTAATGAAAGGCGCGGCTGAGCAGCTCGCTGTGACTTTGGAAGATATTCAATTTTCAGCGCCTACCATTGCGGTAATTAACAACGTTGATGTTGCCATTGAGCAAGATAGCGCTGCTATTAAAGATGCCTTAGTGCGTCAATTGTATTGCCCAGTGCGCTGGACTGAAACTGTTGAATTAATGGCATCTCAAGGCGTTGAACAGTTATTTGAGTGTGGACCTGGTAAGGTATTAACCGGTCTGGCTAAGCGAATCGATCGCAGCTTAAAAGCTGCCGCCATTAACGACATAGCTTCAGTCAATGAGTTGATTTTATAA